A region of Acidithiobacillus ferridurans DNA encodes the following proteins:
- a CDS encoding lytic transglycosylase domain-containing protein has protein sequence MAHHLLRRQWLLELARRKDWPDFTQVYQAGSPPDLISLRCDAARDPLLRTSMVVAPYFLWSSAPANDQACNAMARVYLAQGQITTSELWHRLQQMYEASAFSAALRFASFLPPPQSGQLAQTVTTPATWISQQIQQYGTGNWPAGQAHLLVLALLRLAAIHPADAARFVQTLDVLDSADKSLLLYNAAYHATLSFRSESGHWYAQAYAADPQFHPRPRLLAWMVRTALRNGDWNMVEQATRQMGAVQRQQRQWQFWSAIAQLQHGQTQAAYAALAALESPWTYYGQLAMATLNKPLILKSGDPPAPIEVSVTPVNNAPGRTAITLYHLGLYFDALAEWDQFLKGLNGPAEIEAAARTAFQHEAWLLGIHASSLIRSGKDWRQGYVLPYAQEISAAAAQTGLRRAFLAGLIRQESGFAFGIHSDVGAQGLMQVMPATARWLQTHVAGAATADLHSIDGNLTLGSHYLSLQQQHFGGSELLAAAAYNAGPGAPQRWLGRWTPPPGPWAGPIFTANIPFRQTRHYVQSVLTNTVVYAAILDRKPQTIWPEWRLGTNP, from the coding sequence GTGGCGCACCATCTGCTGCGCCGGCAATGGCTGCTGGAACTCGCGCGCCGCAAGGACTGGCCGGACTTCACCCAAGTGTATCAGGCTGGCAGCCCTCCTGATTTGATCTCCTTGCGCTGCGATGCTGCGCGCGACCCGCTGCTGCGCACCAGCATGGTAGTTGCCCCCTATTTCCTCTGGAGCAGTGCTCCGGCGAACGATCAGGCCTGCAACGCCATGGCGCGTGTCTATCTGGCACAAGGGCAAATCACGACGTCCGAGCTGTGGCATCGCCTGCAGCAAATGTACGAGGCCTCGGCCTTCAGCGCCGCGCTGCGCTTTGCATCGTTTTTGCCTCCGCCGCAATCCGGCCAGCTTGCGCAGACGGTAACGACACCGGCTACGTGGATCTCTCAGCAGATTCAGCAATATGGTACCGGCAACTGGCCAGCCGGTCAGGCCCATTTACTGGTGCTCGCCCTCCTGCGCCTCGCTGCCATCCATCCCGCAGACGCCGCACGGTTTGTGCAAACCCTGGATGTCCTGGATTCTGCCGATAAATCTCTGCTGCTGTACAACGCTGCCTATCATGCCACGCTATCCTTTCGTTCCGAATCCGGACACTGGTATGCCCAGGCCTACGCGGCCGATCCGCAGTTCCACCCCCGGCCCCGACTGCTGGCCTGGATGGTCCGTACAGCATTGCGCAACGGTGACTGGAACATGGTGGAGCAGGCCACCCGGCAGATGGGTGCCGTTCAACGGCAGCAGCGGCAATGGCAATTCTGGTCCGCGATCGCACAACTCCAGCATGGGCAGACGCAAGCCGCCTATGCCGCGCTCGCGGCTCTGGAATCCCCGTGGACTTATTACGGGCAACTGGCCATGGCGACGCTCAACAAACCACTGATCCTGAAGTCCGGCGACCCGCCCGCACCCATCGAAGTGAGCGTTACTCCCGTGAATAATGCTCCCGGGCGGACCGCGATCACACTCTATCATCTCGGACTCTATTTCGACGCCCTTGCCGAATGGGACCAGTTTTTGAAGGGGTTGAACGGGCCAGCGGAAATCGAGGCCGCAGCCCGGACGGCCTTTCAGCATGAGGCGTGGCTGCTGGGTATCCATGCCAGCAGCCTGATTCGCAGTGGAAAAGACTGGCGACAAGGCTATGTGCTTCCCTATGCACAGGAAATCAGCGCCGCCGCAGCCCAAACCGGCTTGCGCCGCGCCTTTCTTGCCGGCCTGATCCGACAGGAATCGGGTTTTGCGTTCGGCATCCACTCCGACGTCGGCGCGCAAGGCCTGATGCAGGTGATGCCCGCCACCGCCCGGTGGCTGCAAACCCATGTCGCCGGCGCCGCCACCGCCGATCTGCACAGCATCGACGGCAACCTGACCCTGGGTTCGCACTATCTGAGCCTTCAGCAACAGCATTTTGGTGGCTCCGAGCTGCTGGCTGCGGCGGCCTACAACGCCGGACCCGGCGCACCGCAACGCTGGCTAGGTCGCTGGACACCGCCACCAGGCCCATGGGCGGGTCCGATTTTCACCGCGAACATCCCCTTTCGGCAAACCCGCCACTATGTGCAAAGCGTACTGACCAACACGGTTGTCTACGCCGCCATTCTCGACCGCAAGCCGCAAACCATATGGCCCGAGTGGCGCCTCGGCACCAACCCGTAA
- a CDS encoding outer membrane protein assembly factor BamD: MAAFKATLRVRSSRPAAVLVSLVLWMGCGTSVATAGILSAAQEQLLNSAATAFAQGDYRPAADALPELENTYMGPWVGYWALQPRLNIMTQRQYQRYTLHYPGGWRTICCAGNGCWNSRAARTGRTSPKCIRLAALLI, translated from the coding sequence ATGGCCGCGTTTAAGGCGACCCTGAGAGTACGCTCCTCCCGTCCCGCGGCGGTCCTGGTGTCGCTGGTGCTGTGGATGGGTTGCGGAACATCCGTAGCGACGGCGGGCATCCTCAGTGCCGCTCAGGAACAACTCCTGAACTCGGCAGCAACCGCTTTCGCTCAGGGCGATTACCGCCCTGCCGCCGATGCACTGCCTGAATTGGAAAATACCTACATGGGACCATGGGTAGGGTACTGGGCTCTGCAACCCCGCCTCAACATCATGACCCAGCGCCAATACCAGCGCTATACCCTGCACTATCCGGGGGGGTGGCGCACCATCTGCTGCGCCGGCAATGGCTGCTGGAACTCGCGCGCCGCAAGGACTGGCCGGACTTCACCCAAGTGTATCAGGCTGGCAGCCCTCCTGATTTGA